A DNA window from Daucus carota subsp. sativus chromosome 3, DH1 v3.0, whole genome shotgun sequence contains the following coding sequences:
- the LOC135151681 gene encoding uncharacterized protein LOC135151681: protein MAAVAADGGRSGIAATGSNNEKQIDASEAYSEQFDLSEIDELTQVEGWVNDDEEETAAIQAENVALQAQIAALRAENDRLRAKRQKFRDEIWRDSSFKDFVQFDLLGTDVLDQVMGHWLKNENTKLKETNDALRRQLLNDNQPNCACGCEDGGEDSEDDNGGH, encoded by the exons ATGGCTGCCGTTGCTGCTGATGGTGGCCGAAGCGGAATTGCTGCTACTGGTAGCAACAATGAGAAACAAATTGATGCATCAGAAGC CTACTCTGAGCAGTTTGACCTTTCGGAAATAGATGAGCTTACTCAAGTCGAGGGTTGGGTGAACGATGATGAG GAGGAAACCGCTGCTATCCAAGCAGAAAATGTTGCTCTCCAAGCCCAAATAGCTGCTCTCCGAGCTGAAAACGACAGGCTTCGAGCTAAAAGACAGAAATTTCGAGATGAAATTTGGAGAGACAG ctCCTTCAAGGACTTTGTGCAATTTGACCTGCTGGGAACAGATGTGCTTGATCAAGTCATGGGCCATTGGTTGAAGAATGAGAACACTAAACTGAAG GAGACAAATGATGCACTCCGACGACAACTTCTAAATGATAATCAACCAAACTGTGCATGTGGATGCGAGGATGGGGGAGAAGACTCAGAGGATGACAATGGCGGCCATTAG
- the LOC135151461 gene encoding uncharacterized protein LOC135151461, producing the protein MDLDTLYADALAGDAEAIAELEKKADHLSQHDRTILHVESMYGHPERVRSIMKMFEHIFFLVKLDTFKQTALHLAADHGHTEVVELLIDAARALSSPLGDDDIHDPVEDFIRRADEKMSTALHLAVSNHHMGIVKLIVEPDPRDRHIQNCNYETPIYIAAKLGYTHIVIYDRHYRPHKIEKYKHLSTAKELWKAAKRSACHEDAPYNSFEALFYITDQDGHNVLQLAVMGNNKDAVELILKEDPEYHHKRSNKNSDLKSLAYIAAEKRYKDIVKLVCETYEARNEIGHWGQTTLHAAIIGRDADTALVLLRRNRHLVTWEDHRGWTPLHYAAYYGFDEIILEMLDKQDEVAGYQFVPRENIPPPFFVAVEQGHLSTVQLYMFSHVIGSKSVSADVNFNGQNILHFMASGKNKQMIKYILRFCETSSVENIDILNQKDIHGNTPLHILIIREGCYVPEFIKSVSIDKNATNNDGWTPVDMLYFSKNVTDDQVRYH; encoded by the exons ATGGATCTTGATACTTTGTATGCCGATGCCTTGGCTGGAGATGCCGAAGCCATAGCCGAattagagaagaaagctgatcacCTCAGCCAACACGATAGAACTATCCTTCACGTCGAATCCATGTATGGTCATCCAGAACGCGTGCGAAGCATTATGAAAATGTttgaacatattttttttttggtcaagcTGGATACGTTTAAACAAACTGCGCTTCACCTGGCCGCAGATCATGGACACACTGAAGTGGTCGAGCTCCTGATTGATGCAGCCAGAGCTTTGTCTTCTCCGCTTGGTGATGATGATATACATGATCCAGTTGAAGATTTTATTAGGCGAGCTGATGAGAAGATGAGCACTGCTTTGCACCTAGCAGTCAGCAATCATCACATGGGTATTGTTAAGCTGATAGTGGAGCCAGATCCGAGGGATAGACATATTCAAAACTGTAACTATGAAACTCCCATCTACATTGCAGCAAAACTGGGCTACACCCACATAGTCATTTACGACCGCCATTACCGACCGCacaaaatcg AAAAATATAAGCATCTGTCCACTGCCAAGGAACTTTGGAAAGCAGCCAAACGTTCAGCTTGTCATGAGGATGCACCATATAACAGCTTTGAAGCCTTGTTTTATATCACTGACCAGGATGGCCACAATGTCTTGCAACTGGCAGTGATGGGAAATAACAAGGATGCGGTGGAGCTGATACTGAAGGAAGATCCGGAATATCACCACAAGCGTTCAAATAAAAACAGTGATCTCAAGTCTTTAGCTTACATAGCGGCCGAAAAGAGGTATAAAGACATTGTCAAACTAGTCTGTGAAACTTATGAAGCCAGAAATGAAATTGGTCATTGGGGTCAGACCACTTTGCATGCTGCTATTATAGGGCGTGATGCAG aCACTGCACTTGTTCTTTTACGCCGTAACCGCCATCTAGTAACATGGGAAGACCACAGAGGGTGGACACCACTTCATTACGCCGCTTATTACGGATTTGATGAAATAATCCTTGAGATGCTAGATAAGCAAGACGAGGTAGCAGGATACCAGTTTGTGCCCAGAGAAAACATACCTCCACCATTTTTTGTGGCAGTAGAACAAGGACATCTTTCTACGGTACAACTATATATGTTCAGCCATGTAATAGGGTCAAAATCGGTCAGCGCAGATGTTAATTTTAATGGTCAAAATATACTGCACTTTATGGCGTCtggaaaaaacaaacaaatgatAAAGTATATATTGAGGTTCTGTGAAACTAGCTCCGTGGAAAATATCGATATATTGAATCAGAAAGACATCCATGGAAATACACCTCTTCATATACTAATTATCCGTGAGGGTTGTTATGTACCTGAATTCATTAAAAGTGTCAGCATTGATAAAAATGCAACAAACAATGATGGGTGGACTCCTGTAGACATGTTATATTTCAGTAAGAACGTCACCGACGACCAGGTACGTTATCACTAG